The following proteins are encoded in a genomic region of Mahella australiensis 50-1 BON:
- a CDS encoding M20 metallopeptidase family protein, whose translation MIEIDSDVSALKDYIIDMRRRLHMHPETGFNEIFTRDMILEQLNTMHFDEIKVMARTGIKAVMMGSNASKTIALRADMDALCVTELNDKPYISQNKGFMHACGHDGHMAMLLGIAKLLSEHKSDLSANVVLIFQPAEESEGGAPIMIEQGVLDDPKVDEIYAMHIFPDVEQGKVGIRSGPIMAQTAEFDIEIMGRSAHGAMPHKGIDTIVIASHIIQMFQSILTRNVDPADQALITIGRICGGERRNIIAKHTVLEGMLRTFSDDVYELIKSRIMAALEGMERAYGASLSYKEVVNYPVVFNDIELTRRFISIIGEENIVEVKPQMIAEDFSFYQKKVSGVYFFLGSKNEKKGFAAPLHSNRFDFDEDILLAGVQIYKKLLNMSY comes from the coding sequence ATGATAGAGATAGATAGCGATGTTTCAGCGCTTAAAGATTATATCATAGATATGCGTAGACGCCTTCATATGCATCCCGAAACGGGCTTTAATGAAATTTTCACGCGCGATATGATACTTGAACAATTGAACACAATGCATTTCGACGAGATAAAAGTCATGGCCCGGACCGGAATAAAGGCTGTGATGATGGGGTCGAATGCGAGCAAAACCATAGCGTTAAGGGCTGATATGGACGCTTTATGTGTAACCGAGCTTAACGATAAACCGTACATTTCTCAAAATAAGGGTTTTATGCATGCTTGCGGCCACGATGGCCACATGGCTATGCTTTTGGGTATAGCTAAATTATTGTCGGAGCATAAAAGCGACTTATCCGCAAATGTGGTTTTAATCTTCCAGCCGGCAGAAGAGTCGGAAGGAGGAGCTCCAATAATGATCGAACAAGGCGTATTGGATGATCCGAAAGTAGATGAAATATATGCCATGCACATATTCCCTGATGTGGAACAAGGAAAGGTAGGTATACGTTCGGGTCCTATTATGGCACAAACGGCTGAATTCGATATAGAAATAATGGGCCGCAGCGCTCACGGTGCTATGCCACATAAAGGCATAGATACCATAGTCATAGCATCGCATATAATACAAATGTTCCAGTCTATACTGACGCGGAATGTCGATCCGGCCGACCAAGCGCTTATTACTATAGGCCGGATATGTGGCGGAGAACGCCGCAATATAATAGCCAAACACACGGTACTAGAGGGCATGCTGCGAACCTTCAGCGACGATGTATATGAGCTGATAAAGAGCAGGATTATGGCTGCGCTGGAAGGAATGGAAAGAGCATACGGTGCATCGTTGAGCTATAAAGAAGTGGTAAACTACCCTGTAGTATTTAACGATATCGAATTAACCAGGCGCTTTATAAGCATCATAGGCGAGGAAAATATCGTTGAAGTAAAGCCTCAAATGATAGCCGAGGATTTTTCCTTTTATCAGAAGAAGGTGTCTGGCGTATACTTTTTCCTAGGAAGTAAAAATGAGAAAAAAGGATTTGCAGCACCGTTGCATAGCAATCGTTT